One Orrella dioscoreae genomic window carries:
- the dapF gene encoding diaminopimelate epimerase, whose protein sequence is MTWPFTKMHGAGNDFIVLDGVRSPIQMTAARARALADRHLGIGADQILLVEPATRPDADFRYRIFNADGSEVEHCGNGARCFVRFVHEQGLSSKNPLRAEIATGVIVLDATADGRVTVDMGLTCYEPAALPFDTTGLASRPEHADTLWELPLDEAATPGGPASVLLSLVAISNPHAVQVVDDVDTAPVGRVGPYIESHPRFAKRVNAGFMQVVDRHTIRLRVHERGAGETLACGTGACAAVAAGIRRGLLDSPVAVHTRGGVLDIALLGDSLRMTGPATTVFSGTVDVDALVASLPAQP, encoded by the coding sequence ATGACTTGGCCATTCACCAAAATGCACGGCGCGGGCAACGACTTCATCGTGCTCGACGGCGTACGTTCGCCCATCCAGATGACGGCGGCGCGTGCCCGCGCGCTCGCCGACCGGCACCTCGGCATCGGCGCCGACCAGATCCTGCTGGTCGAGCCCGCCACGCGCCCCGATGCCGACTTCCGCTATCGCATCTTCAACGCGGACGGCAGCGAGGTCGAGCACTGCGGCAACGGCGCCCGCTGCTTCGTGCGCTTCGTGCACGAGCAGGGCTTGTCCAGCAAGAACCCGCTGCGCGCCGAGATCGCCACGGGCGTCATCGTGCTGGACGCAACGGCGGACGGCCGCGTGACGGTCGACATGGGCCTCACCTGCTACGAGCCCGCCGCGCTGCCCTTCGACACCACCGGCCTGGCCTCGCGGCCCGAGCACGCCGACACGCTGTGGGAACTGCCGCTGGACGAGGCCGCCACGCCGGGCGGCCCCGCGTCGGTGCTGCTGTCCCTGGTCGCCATCTCGAATCCCCATGCGGTGCAGGTGGTCGACGACGTCGACACGGCACCTGTCGGCCGCGTCGGCCCCTACATCGAATCGCATCCGCGCTTTGCCAAGCGCGTGAACGCGGGCTTCATGCAGGTCGTCGACCGTCACACCATCCGCCTGCGCGTCCATGAACGCGGCGCGGGCGAAACCCTGGCCTGTGGCACGGGCGCCTGCGCGGCAGTGGCCGCCGGCATCCGCCGTGGCCTGCTCGATTCGCCCGTGGCCGTGCACACGCGCGGTGGCGTGCTCGATATCGCCCTGCTGGGCGACAGCCTGCGCATGACCGGCCCCGCCACGACCGTTTTCTCGGGCACCGTGGACGTCGACGCCCTGGTGGCATCGCTGCCCGCCCAACCCTGA
- a CDS encoding TonB-dependent receptor domain-containing protein, protein MFRSTPPLAAAIAVAFAAPAMAQDNPAVSVGQLAPVTVSASPLATGADDMATPSAVLEGDALTLRRKGTLGDTLDGEPGIHADTFGGGASRPVIRGQTAPRVRVLSDSAELMDASTVSPDHAIAVEPMLSRRIEVLRGPSALLYGGGAIGGVVNVLDNRIPTAVPGNGIEGEAELRGATGTKERAGAVGITGGSGNLAVRVEGMKRESDDYRVPDWSSRSVPGSYQRSGSGSVGASWITSRGYVGASYSFMESRYGLPGHSHEYEGCHPHGDHLHCGGHDHDHGDHEEEGHEGHDHDHDHGGGVPYVKLRSERGDLRGEYRDPFAGFEKIRFRAGVTQYRHDEIEGGEVGTRFTNRGYDGRLELTHKPIMGWRGVVGLQGASSTFGADGEEGFLPESRTRTAGLFVLEEYRLADWRFELGARQDWQRIRLTDGGDSRRDTGNSFSAAAIWDFAPQYSVALSLSRSQRLPSAQERYADGIHLATNTYEMGDANLGKETSRNIDLTLRKKAGDTTFSVSAFHNRVRNYIYADTLDQFEDFRLIQYSQRDAEFTGIEAQVRHRFTPVFSAGVFGDYVRGKFANDDGNLPRIPAGRAGVRLNADWQQWGSELTFTRVFRQSRVTSYESETPGYNLLDALVTYDTDIGNARAQVYLRGNNLLNELAYNHTSFISRLAPLPGRSVMLGLRTTF, encoded by the coding sequence ATGTTTCGCTCGACCCCTCCCCTCGCGGCCGCCATTGCCGTCGCCTTTGCCGCGCCCGCGATGGCCCAGGACAACCCGGCTGTGTCCGTGGGCCAACTGGCGCCCGTTACCGTGTCGGCCTCGCCCCTGGCCACCGGCGCGGACGACATGGCCACGCCCAGCGCCGTGCTGGAAGGGGATGCGCTGACCTTGCGCAGGAAGGGCACGCTGGGCGACACCCTCGATGGCGAGCCGGGCATCCATGCCGATACCTTTGGCGGTGGCGCAAGCCGGCCGGTCATCCGCGGCCAGACCGCGCCGCGCGTGCGCGTGCTGAGCGACAGCGCTGAACTCATGGATGCGTCCACCGTCTCGCCGGATCACGCGATCGCGGTCGAGCCCATGCTGTCGCGCCGCATCGAGGTGCTGCGCGGCCCGTCGGCGCTGCTGTACGGCGGCGGCGCCATCGGCGGCGTGGTGAACGTGCTGGACAACCGCATCCCCACGGCGGTGCCCGGGAACGGCATCGAGGGCGAGGCGGAACTGCGGGGCGCGACCGGCACCAAGGAGCGCGCGGGCGCAGTGGGCATCACCGGCGGCAGCGGCAACCTGGCCGTGCGCGTCGAAGGCATGAAGCGCGAGTCGGACGACTATCGCGTGCCCGACTGGTCCAGCCGCAGCGTGCCGGGCTCGTACCAGCGCTCGGGCTCGGGCAGCGTGGGCGCGTCGTGGATCACCTCGCGTGGCTATGTGGGCGCGTCCTATTCCTTCATGGAGTCGCGCTACGGCCTGCCGGGCCACAGCCACGAATACGAAGGCTGCCATCCGCACGGCGACCACCTGCATTGCGGGGGGCACGACCATGACCACGGTGATCATGAGGAAGAAGGCCATGAAGGCCACGATCACGATCATGACCACGGCGGCGGCGTGCCCTACGTGAAGCTGCGCAGCGAGCGCGGCGACTTGCGCGGCGAATACCGCGATCCTTTCGCGGGCTTCGAGAAGATCCGCTTCCGGGCGGGCGTCACGCAATACCGCCATGACGAAATCGAAGGCGGAGAGGTCGGCACGCGCTTCACCAACCGTGGCTACGATGGCCGCCTGGAGCTGACGCACAAGCCCATCATGGGCTGGCGCGGCGTGGTGGGCCTGCAGGGGGCGAGCAGCACGTTCGGCGCGGATGGCGAAGAGGGCTTCCTGCCCGAGAGCCGCACGCGTACGGCGGGTCTCTTCGTGCTGGAGGAATACCGCCTGGCGGACTGGCGCTTCGAACTGGGCGCGCGCCAGGACTGGCAGCGCATCCGCCTGACCGACGGCGGCGACAGCCGCCGTGACACGGGCAATTCGTTCTCGGCCGCGGCCATCTGGGACTTCGCGCCTCAGTATTCGGTGGCCCTGTCGCTGTCGCGCTCGCAGCGCCTGCCCAGCGCGCAGGAGCGCTACGCCGACGGCATCCACCTGGCCACCAACACCTATGAAATGGGCGACGCGAACCTGGGCAAGGAAACCTCGCGCAACATCGACCTGACCCTGCGCAAGAAAGCGGGCGATACCACCTTCAGCGTCAGCGCCTTCCACAACCGCGTGCGCAACTACATCTATGCCGACACCTTGGACCAGTTCGAGGACTTCCGCCTGATCCAGTACTCGCAGCGCGATGCCGAGTTCACGGGGATCGAGGCCCAGGTTCGCCATCGCTTCACGCCGGTCTTTTCGGCGGGCGTCTTCGGGGACTACGTGCGCGGCAAGTTCGCGAACGACGATGGCAATCTGCCCCGCATTCCCGCCGGGCGCGCGGGCGTGCGCTTGAACGCCGATTGGCAGCAGTGGGGCAGCGAACTGACGTTCACACGCGTCTTCCGCCAGTCGCGCGTGACGAGCTATGAGTCGGAGACGCCGGGCTACAACCTGCTGGACGCCCTGGTGACCTATGACACCGACATCGGCAATGCGCGCGCGCAGGTCTATCTGCGTGGCAACAACCTGCTGAACGAGCTGGCCTACAACCACACCTCGTTCATCTCGCGCCTGGCGCCCCTGCCTGGCCGCAGCGTGATGCTGGGCCTGCGCACGACGTTCTGA
- a CDS encoding FecR domain-containing protein — protein MGEGASLLPDEHRALADAARWYAVLSSGAATPRDRSGWQAWLEDSAAHRQAWQRVEAVNAHFDEALPDPAARQLGAASLEAAAQGRRSRRNMLKLAVVGGSASLLGLGVWQSPPARRWLAAWRADHVTPVGGMTQQVLADGTTLWLNTDTAVRVDYGPALRRLVLLRGEIAIVTASDASRPFVVETDEGRLQALGTRFNVHSADRVTTLAVFEGAVQAHFKGGAPEGYRVDAGMQMRGGPAIVPAAPAPLQPGAGAWTRGILQVEEARLAEVLAELGRYRPGRLDWADAVADIRVSGTFPLRDTDRALSLLAQTLPLQVSQPLPWWTRVGAR, from the coding sequence ACACCGCGGGATCGTTCGGGCTGGCAGGCATGGCTGGAAGACAGCGCGGCGCACCGGCAGGCCTGGCAGCGGGTCGAGGCGGTGAACGCGCATTTCGACGAGGCCCTGCCCGATCCGGCCGCAAGGCAGCTGGGCGCTGCCAGCCTGGAAGCGGCGGCGCAAGGCCGCCGCAGCCGCCGCAACATGCTGAAGCTGGCGGTCGTGGGCGGCTCGGCCAGCCTGCTGGGCCTGGGGGTCTGGCAATCTCCGCCAGCCCGCCGCTGGCTGGCGGCCTGGCGTGCCGATCATGTCACCCCCGTGGGCGGCATGACGCAACAGGTGCTGGCGGATGGCACGACCCTCTGGCTGAACACCGATACCGCCGTCCGTGTCGATTACGGCCCTGCACTGCGTCGGCTGGTGCTGCTGCGCGGAGAGATCGCCATCGTGACTGCCAGTGATGCGTCGCGTCCTTTCGTGGTGGAGACCGATGAAGGCCGCTTGCAGGCGTTGGGAACGCGTTTCAATGTGCATAGCGCCGATCGCGTGACCACGCTGGCGGTATTCGAAGGCGCCGTCCAGGCGCATTTCAAGGGCGGCGCTCCAGAAGGGTATCGGGTCGATGCCGGCATGCAGATGCGCGGCGGCCCGGCCATCGTGCCTGCGGCCCCAGCGCCCCTGCAGCCCGGCGCCGGGGCATGGACCCGCGGCATCCTGCAGGTCGAGGAAGCACGCCTGGCGGAGGTGCTGGCGGAGCTCGGCCGTTATCGGCCAGGCCGGCTGGACTGGGCCGACGCGGTGGCGGATATCCGCGTCAGTGGCACCTTTCCGTTGCGGGACACGGATCGCGCCTTGTCCCTCCTGGCGCAGACCCTGCCCCTGCAGGTCAGCCAGCCCTTGCCTTGGTGGACGCGCGTAGGCGCCCGGTGA
- a CDS encoding DUF484 family protein, with protein MSTAATHADELSAETVARFLQDHPAFLQEHAEVFATLEVPHPHQSRAISLGERQILTLRERQRELEWRLNELVHNASTNEGIGAQVQQWCERLLAEQHAERLPALVTLGLAEVFDLKDVGLRLWAPLAIEGGTAGEPVSDTLRAYADALKAPYCGPAVPAQAGKEPATPGEAEACAEAAAWLATPPGSMALVPLRPTPDSPAFGLLVLGSPDAERFAAGMGTSFLARIGRLGSAALARLTPQA; from the coding sequence ATGAGCACTGCCGCGACGCACGCCGACGAACTCTCCGCCGAGACCGTTGCCCGTTTCCTCCAGGACCACCCCGCTTTCCTCCAGGAGCACGCCGAGGTCTTCGCGACCCTCGAAGTGCCGCACCCGCACCAGAGCCGCGCCATCTCGCTGGGCGAGCGCCAGATCCTCACGCTGCGCGAGCGCCAGCGCGAACTGGAATGGCGCCTGAACGAACTCGTGCACAACGCCTCCACCAACGAAGGCATCGGCGCCCAGGTACAGCAGTGGTGCGAGCGCCTGCTGGCGGAACAGCACGCCGAGCGCCTGCCCGCGCTGGTCACGCTGGGCCTGGCCGAGGTCTTCGACCTGAAGGACGTCGGCCTGCGCCTGTGGGCCCCGCTGGCCATCGAAGGCGGCACCGCCGGCGAACCCGTCTCGGACACGCTGCGCGCCTATGCCGATGCCTTGAAGGCGCCTTATTGCGGTCCTGCCGTGCCCGCCCAGGCGGGCAAGGAACCCGCCACGCCGGGTGAAGCCGAGGCCTGCGCGGAAGCCGCCGCCTGGCTGGCGACGCCGCCTGGCTCGATGGCGCTGGTGCCGCTGCGTCCCACGCCCGACTCGCCCGCTTTCGGCCTGCTGGTGCTGGGTTCGCCCGACGCCGAGCGCTTCGCGGCCGGCATGGGCACCTCCTTCCTCGCCCGCATCGGCCGCCTGGGCAGCGCCGCGCTGGCACGCCTCACGCCGCAGGCCTGA
- a CDS encoding TonB-dependent siderophore receptor translates to MSFLSSSPRQRARTRLLSRALRTAALALPTGLAALPVAPAWAQASARAYAIGPGPLAQVLNQYSAEAGVFVSSPGTLTGGRRSPGVQGSFTVDEGFAALLAGTGLRARQLSDGGYVLHEDAAGGATQLAPVTVTARPESATGPVLGVGATHSATGTKTDTPIIETPQSISVVGAQQIRDQKAQSLQEALGYTPGLMPGIVAKSGMFEDTMSIRGFEANPQTGSYYRDGMRYMINQYNGKQEPYGLERIEVLRGPSSVLYGAAAPGGIVNSVSKRPPSERIGELNLDAGSFDRRQISGDVGGPLDDAGKWSYRLTGLFRESKQFVDYSRDDRTYLAPALTWRPSDATSLTLLANYQRSKTIYPPAVPVTGSLRDNPNGEIPRRRFLGEPNHNTFDLASTSVALLFEHAFDDTLKIRQSLRQYDADLRMRYVLLQGDVDARTQRRVARSARGFDDHTTVFTSDTNVEKRFATGPVAHTVLAGFDYTRSTYNSDRLRGNLPAIDAYNPVYQAGEVVALPWQQRRNKEHRLGIYVQDQLKIHDKVVVLLGGRRDQARAENRLLHAPGSDSSDRDSAFTGRAGMVYLADNGLAPYVSFSQSFEPTSGRDRNDNRYIPSRGRQVEVGVRYQPAGQDMTLSAGVFDLVRKNVFTPDPQDPAFLVQTGEVRSRGIELEARARVTPAVDLIAAYTYTNAKVTASNLPGEKGERFNTPRHVASLWADAHLAQWVAPGVKVGAGLRHVSARPDRPSSGSLGGPGYTLVDVRLGYETGPWAYALNVTNLADKTYIPSICYNGLCDYGEPRRIIGTVSYRW, encoded by the coding sequence ATGTCCTTCCTTTCTTCTTCCCCACGCCAGCGCGCCCGGACCCGGCTGTTGTCCCGGGCCTTGCGCACGGCCGCGCTGGCCTTGCCCACGGGGCTGGCAGCGCTGCCCGTGGCGCCGGCCTGGGCGCAGGCATCGGCGCGTGCCTATGCCATCGGGCCGGGCCCCTTGGCCCAGGTGCTCAACCAGTATTCGGCCGAAGCCGGTGTATTCGTCAGCAGCCCCGGCACGCTGACTGGCGGGCGGCGCAGCCCAGGCGTGCAAGGCAGCTTTACGGTGGATGAGGGGTTCGCGGCACTGTTGGCAGGGACGGGCTTGCGTGCCAGGCAACTGTCTGACGGCGGTTATGTCCTGCATGAGGACGCCGCGGGTGGCGCAACCCAGCTTGCGCCCGTGACGGTGACGGCAAGACCGGAAAGCGCCACGGGGCCGGTATTGGGCGTGGGCGCCACCCACAGCGCGACGGGGACCAAGACGGATACGCCCATCATCGAGACGCCCCAGTCCATTTCGGTGGTGGGGGCGCAGCAGATCCGCGACCAGAAGGCACAAAGCCTGCAGGAGGCGCTGGGCTACACGCCGGGCCTGATGCCGGGCATCGTCGCCAAGAGCGGGATGTTCGAGGACACGATGAGCATCCGCGGCTTCGAAGCCAACCCCCAGACCGGCAGCTACTACCGGGACGGCATGCGGTACATGATCAACCAGTACAACGGCAAGCAGGAGCCCTATGGGCTGGAGCGCATCGAAGTCCTGCGCGGCCCGTCGTCGGTGCTGTACGGCGCGGCGGCACCGGGCGGCATCGTCAACTCGGTCAGCAAGCGTCCGCCCAGCGAACGCATCGGAGAACTGAACCTGGATGCCGGCAGCTTCGACCGCCGCCAGATCTCGGGCGACGTGGGCGGCCCGCTGGATGACGCAGGGAAGTGGTCCTACCGGCTGACCGGACTTTTCCGCGAAAGCAAGCAGTTCGTCGATTACAGCCGTGATGACCGGACCTATCTGGCGCCCGCGTTGACGTGGCGGCCAAGCGATGCGACCTCGCTCACGCTGCTGGCCAACTATCAGCGCAGCAAGACCATCTATCCGCCCGCTGTGCCGGTGACCGGCTCCCTGCGCGACAACCCCAATGGCGAGATTCCGCGCCGCCGCTTCCTGGGCGAACCCAATCACAACACGTTCGACCTGGCGTCCACGTCCGTGGCGTTGCTGTTCGAGCACGCCTTCGACGACACGCTGAAGATCCGGCAGTCGCTGCGGCAGTACGACGCCGATCTGCGCATGCGCTACGTGCTGCTGCAAGGCGACGTGGATGCGCGCACGCAGCGCAGGGTGGCCCGTTCGGCCCGGGGGTTCGATGACCACACCACGGTGTTCACCAGCGATACCAATGTCGAGAAGCGCTTTGCGACCGGGCCGGTGGCGCACACCGTTCTTGCCGGGTTCGACTACACCCGCTCCACCTACAACAGCGATAGATTGCGCGGCAACCTGCCGGCCATCGATGCCTACAACCCCGTCTACCAGGCGGGGGAGGTCGTGGCCCTGCCGTGGCAGCAGCGGCGCAACAAGGAGCATCGCCTGGGCATCTACGTGCAGGACCAGTTGAAGATCCATGACAAGGTCGTGGTGCTGCTGGGCGGACGGCGTGACCAGGCGCGGGCGGAGAACCGCTTGCTGCATGCGCCGGGCAGCGACTCGTCGGATCGGGATTCGGCCTTCACGGGCCGGGCGGGGATGGTCTATCTGGCGGACAACGGACTGGCGCCGTACGTCAGCTTCTCGCAATCCTTCGAGCCGACCTCCGGGCGGGATCGCAATGACAACCGCTACATTCCCAGTCGCGGCAGGCAGGTGGAAGTGGGGGTGCGCTACCAGCCCGCAGGGCAGGACATGACGCTGAGCGCAGGCGTGTTCGACCTGGTGCGCAAGAACGTCTTCACGCCGGATCCGCAGGACCCGGCCTTCCTGGTGCAGACCGGCGAGGTGCGGTCGCGCGGCATCGAACTGGAGGCGCGGGCGCGTGTCACGCCCGCCGTCGACCTCATCGCGGCGTACACCTATACCAATGCCAAGGTCACTGCCAGCAATCTGCCGGGCGAAAAAGGCGAGCGCTTCAACACGCCGCGGCACGTGGCATCGTTGTGGGCCGACGCGCACCTGGCGCAATGGGTGGCGCCCGGGGTGAAGGTCGGCGCGGGCTTGCGGCATGTGTCGGCGCGGCCGGATCGCCCGTCCAGCGGATCGCTGGGCGGGCCGGGCTATACGCTGGTCGATGTCCGCCTGGGCTATGAAACCGGACCGTGGGCCTATGCGCTGAACGTCACCAACCTGGCCGACAAGACCTACATTCCCTCGATTTGCTACAACGGGCTGTGCGACTACGGCGAGCCGCGTCGCATCATCGGAACGGTCAGTTATCGCTGGTAG
- the xerC gene encoding tyrosine recombinase XerC — translation MARWLSHLETARRYSPHTLAGYRHDLARLVSLAGDTPPEALRHAHIRQYLARLHAQGLSPRSLARTLAAWRGYFAWWAPQAGLPENPAAGVRAPKLARGLPKALSVEQAQGVLDHASRGAGHDAIARRDHAMFELLYSSGLRLSELIGLDTAYVRTGEYESRSWLNLAEQEVLVWGKGGKRRTVPVGGAAMTALSHWLRERPALLAPDATPDDAAALFLGARGKRVTPRVVQLQLEKLAIAAGLPTRLHPHVMRHSFASHVLQSAQDLRAVQEMLGHANISTTQVYTRLDFQHLARAYDQAHPRAGRKKDTPRG, via the coding sequence ATGGCGCGCTGGTTGTCCCACCTGGAGACCGCGCGCCGCTATTCCCCGCACACGCTTGCCGGCTACCGTCACGATCTCGCCCGTCTCGTCTCCCTCGCCGGCGACACGCCGCCCGAGGCCCTGCGTCACGCCCATATCCGCCAATACCTGGCACGCCTGCATGCGCAAGGCCTGAGTCCGCGCAGCCTGGCGCGCACGCTTGCTGCCTGGCGCGGCTATTTCGCCTGGTGGGCCCCGCAGGCCGGACTGCCTGAAAACCCCGCCGCGGGCGTGCGCGCCCCCAAGCTGGCCCGTGGTTTGCCCAAAGCCCTGTCGGTCGAGCAGGCCCAAGGCGTGCTGGACCACGCCTCGCGCGGCGCCGGCCACGATGCCATCGCCCGCCGCGACCACGCGATGTTCGAACTGCTGTATTCCAGCGGCCTGCGGCTCTCGGAGCTCATCGGCCTGGACACGGCCTATGTGCGCACGGGCGAGTATGAATCCCGCAGCTGGCTGAACCTGGCCGAACAGGAAGTGCTGGTCTGGGGCAAGGGCGGCAAGCGGCGCACCGTGCCCGTGGGCGGCGCGGCGATGACGGCCTTGTCGCACTGGCTGCGCGAGCGCCCCGCCCTGCTGGCGCCGGATGCAACGCCCGATGATGCCGCGGCGCTCTTCCTGGGCGCACGCGGCAAGCGCGTCACGCCACGGGTGGTGCAGCTGCAGCTGGAAAAACTGGCGATTGCCGCGGGCCTGCCCACGCGACTGCATCCGCACGTCATGCGCCACAGCTTCGCCAGCCACGTGCTGCAATCGGCGCAAGATTTGCGCGCCGTGCAGGAAATGCTGGGCCACGCCAACATTTCCACCACGCAGGTCTACACGCGGCTGGATTTCCAGCACCTCGCGCGCGCCTACGACCAGGCCCATCCCAGGGCAGGCCGCAAGAAGGACACCCCGCGGGGATAA
- a CDS encoding PepSY-associated TM helix domain-containing protein has product MRALLVRVHRWVGLAIGGFLLVTAVSGIPLAWHHALDAWAAPALWRAPDCGAEGRLDALVLRDIVRDAFPQGHLPAAPLGGEAGRALAVPVWFVSRADAAPVLHEVFVHPCTGAIQGSREWGDIRAGWVNLVPFLYRLHASLLLGGPGEWLLGIVALLWTLDCFVGLVLTWPTRRRVRADRPAALASSWWSRWWPAWRVRWTAGRHKRNVDLHRAGGLWAWALLLAMAWSSVAFNLPAVYEPVMRGLFAHQSDGRRPAGTQGASQVPALSFAQARERGREIMAGLAREEGFAVRSEHWLALDARRGVYRYTVRSSRDLLDRGGATSVFLDAADGSVRGSFVPTGRAAGDTLRHVLTSLHRAAWGGGPVQLALALLGGLLVVLVLTGVFIWQAKRRALRFAGKRN; this is encoded by the coding sequence ATGCGCGCCCTGCTCGTCCGGGTGCACCGTTGGGTAGGCCTCGCCATCGGGGGATTCCTGCTCGTGACGGCGGTATCCGGCATTCCACTGGCCTGGCACCACGCGCTGGATGCCTGGGCCGCGCCGGCATTGTGGCGCGCGCCGGATTGCGGCGCCGAAGGGCGTCTGGATGCCCTTGTCCTGCGCGACATCGTCCGGGATGCTTTTCCGCAAGGCCATCTGCCCGCAGCCCCGCTGGGCGGGGAGGCGGGCAGGGCACTGGCGGTGCCCGTCTGGTTCGTTTCCCGCGCGGATGCCGCGCCCGTGCTGCACGAGGTATTCGTCCATCCCTGCACGGGCGCGATCCAGGGCAGCCGGGAATGGGGCGACATCCGCGCCGGCTGGGTCAACCTGGTGCCGTTCCTGTATCGCCTGCACGCGTCGCTGCTGCTGGGCGGGCCAGGCGAATGGCTGCTCGGGATCGTGGCCCTGCTGTGGACGCTGGATTGCTTCGTCGGCCTGGTGCTGACGTGGCCGACCAGGCGCCGGGTGCGCGCAGACCGTCCTGCGGCCCTTGCCTCGTCGTGGTGGTCGCGCTGGTGGCCGGCGTGGCGGGTGCGTTGGACCGCGGGCAGGCATAAACGCAACGTCGACCTGCACCGGGCTGGCGGACTCTGGGCATGGGCGCTGCTGCTCGCCATGGCCTGGAGCAGCGTGGCGTTCAATCTCCCGGCTGTCTATGAGCCCGTGATGCGTGGGCTGTTCGCGCATCAGTCGGATGGGCGGCGGCCCGCCGGCACCCAAGGCGCCAGCCAGGTTCCCGCCTTGTCCTTTGCGCAGGCGCGCGAGCGTGGCCGCGAGATCATGGCCGGCCTGGCCCGGGAGGAAGGCTTTGCCGTGCGCTCGGAGCATTGGCTGGCGCTCGACGCGCGCCGCGGCGTGTATCGCTACACGGTCCGCAGCAGCCGGGATCTGCTTGATCGGGGGGGCGCAACATCGGTCTTCCTCGATGCCGCTGACGGCAGCGTGCGCGGCAGCTTCGTTCCCACGGGCAGGGCTGCGGGCGACACCCTGCGGCATGTCCTGACCAGCCTGCACCGCGCGGCCTGGGGAGGCGGACCCGTCCAGCTGGCGTTGGCCTTGCTGGGCGGCCTGCTTGTCGTGCTGGTGCTGACGGGTGTCTTCATCTGGCAGGCGAAACGCCGGGCGTTGCGCTTCGCCGGCAAGCGGAACTGA